A single window of Silurus meridionalis isolate SWU-2019-XX chromosome 11, ASM1480568v1, whole genome shotgun sequence DNA harbors:
- the il2rga gene encoding interleukin 2 receptor, gamma a: MFFSGFLVLVWICRGSASTLPHQIECTVVNLEYITCRWDVNRTLVENYIFRSSFKKPVNSSECSSYQYEGAVRVGCVVPYSEKQLQRFDSFFTSLYTNQNTIITSQEYSTLLKRVKLNAPYNVSVVWGDPSLWIQWNITSPTKLLCQESEVRYRINGQDWRVNSGIENKFTVPFPNTQTQYEFQVRVRMSSVCGESELWSEWSEPVFWGSMKEINDTESRQTMSAGLMVFCTIGAAVLLIILTCLLIHSERLRVILVPVVPSPKNLGDLIDSYGGNVEKWLHISKELQDGFKPNFSERPCTVREFRTETHSESESDDSLSVHTAVSSDYQSMKSFSSTSTLPSHPDSPCTETTPLSGL, from the exons ATGTTTTTCTCAGGGTTCCTGGTGTTGGTGTGGATCTGCAGAGGATCTGCCTCGACTCTTCCTCACC agatcgAGTGTACGGTGGTGAATCTGGAGTATATAACCTGCAGATGGGATGTAAACAGAACCCTGGTGGAGAACTACATCTTTCGAAGCAG ttttaaGAAGCCGGTTAACTCTAGCGAGTGTTCCTCCTACCAGTATGAGGGGGCGGTTCGTGTCGGCTGTGTCGTTCCCTACAGCGAGAAACAGCTGCAGAGATTCGACAGTTTCTTTACTTCATTATACACAAACCAGAACACAATCATCACAAGCCAGGAGTACAGCACACTGTTAAAgagag TGAAGTTAAATGCTCCGTATAATGTGTCGGTGGTTTGGGGAGATCCGTCTCTGTGGATTCAATGGAACATCACCAGTCCAACTAAACTTCTGTGTCAGGAAAGCGAAGTTCGCTACAGAATCAACGGCCAAGATTGGAGA GTGAACAGCGGAATTGAGAACAAATTTACTGTGCCGTTTCCTAACACTCAGACTCAGTACGAGTTCCAGGTGAGGGTGCGCATGTCCTCCGTCTGTGGAGAGTCTGAGCTGTGGAGTGAATGGAGCGAGCCTGTGTTCTGGGGTTCCATGAAGGAGATTAATGACACAG AGTCGAGACAGACGATGTCTGCAGGTCTGATGGTCTTCTGCACGATTGGAGCTGCTGTGCTTCTCATCATCCTCACCTGTCTGCTCATCCACAGCGAGAG ACTCAGAGTGATCCTGGTTCCAGTTGTACCAAGTCCCAAAAATCTTGGAGATCTTATTGACAGCTATGGTGGAAATGTCGAG AAGTGGCTGCACATCTCCAAAGAGCTGCAGGACGGATTTAAGCCGAACTTCAGCGAGCGACCCTGCACGGTGCGAGAGTTCAGGACGGAGACTCACAGTGAGTCGGAGAGTGACGACAGTCTCTCGGTCCACACAGCCGTCTCTTCTGATTATCAGTCCATGAAGAGCTTCTCGTCCACCTCCACACTGCCCTCACACCCAGACAGCCCCTGCACTGAAACCACGCCCCTCAGTGGCCTGTAA